The Penicillium psychrofluorescens genome assembly, chromosome: 2 nucleotide sequence TTCTCTTCTCATTTGACCCGACGGAGGCGTGGCCGAAAGAGATCACACAGGGGCCCGCGCTGGAATGGCCACGGGTGATCAGCGACGACTTTCAGGCGTTCCGGCTGACCAGCCGCGCGATGGCTGTGCTGTACTGCATCGCGGTGGGTGCGGTGGGCGCGATGCTCCTGGTGCGGGTCTGGGCGTTTCTGTCGCCGAAGAAGCAGCGGGATGTATTGGAATTGCCGTTCCTGGTGGTGAGTACCCTGCCTCTACGACTTTGGGTCATGCTGACATGACACGACGGTCACACAGCTGGGCGCGATCAGCCTCAGCATCGCCTCGATCATCGCGACCGTTTTGGCATTTGAGTTTGTCGCCTTGATTAATGCGCACGGCAAGGGGTCGAATGTCTCTGCACAGTACGGAAAGAAGTTCCTAGGCATGACctgggcggcggtggccctGTTGATCGTGGGCAGCAGCGCCAAGTTCCTGACGATGTTCGGCAGTGGTCAGCAGACCGTAGCCGCAGCACCTGCAAAGGATACCGAGGAAGGGTAAGCAAGGTAAGG carries:
- a CDS encoding uncharacterized protein (ID:PFLUO_003841-T1.cds;~source:funannotate), with translation MAKMQLLHMLPEGTAFVAFILTLLCLFAGTQKNLDTANIMTLYTPEGGSNTHNFYSVHLMSYCQGTLGSIDPGDPGVTRNVTSCSNRTILFSFDPTEAWPKEITQGPALEWPRVISDDFQAFRLTSRAMAVLYCIAVGAVGAMLLVRVWAFLSPKKQRDVLELPFLVLGAISLSIASIIATVLAFEFVALINAHGKGSNVSAQYGKKFLGMTWAAVALLIVGSSAKFLTMFGSGQQTVAAAPAKDTEEG